From a region of the Pseudoxanthomonas sp. X-1 genome:
- a CDS encoding DUF6056 family protein: MSTPRLHLRWAWLGVAWMLASIVSIHAFGISSARVADDSYFAGMLDTYTLRDYLVHRYHTWTGRLPIEALLVTIVHAPGLWRACNAVVMALLCVGLARLARPGTRWSWPGATGVVFALVMLMTPQAIYEACWWLTGSLNYLWPVALGVWSLVPLVEEGPHRWPARLAACLAAALAAYCDQLALVLVPLTLGLCAWRARQRRARGWDWAQLVLLCANAAFALSAPGNVERFREETGMRFPNFADLDVLEKLRIGLGLIERAMTDPRNYLFGTVTVLALVLLWRAPLARWLKAVLAGVLAISLLQMLLFLPHVPGEPLQHALPLRLDGEAVWNARLYALSAWSAFTVGCVVIATACGFWREGREAVRMLGLLLLGLASLGMMGFSPTAYLSGQRIAFLCLLALVVVGLRQLDRIGLDYGPRVRGGLLVLVVLLASWRVTMAAFV, from the coding sequence GTGAGCACGCCCCGTCTGCACTTGCGCTGGGCATGGCTGGGCGTGGCCTGGATGCTGGCGTCCATCGTCTCGATCCACGCCTTCGGCATCAGCTCGGCACGGGTGGCCGACGACAGCTACTTCGCCGGCATGCTGGACACCTACACGCTGCGCGACTACCTGGTGCACCGCTACCACACCTGGACCGGGCGGCTGCCGATCGAGGCGCTGCTGGTGACCATCGTCCATGCGCCCGGGCTGTGGCGCGCCTGCAACGCGGTGGTGATGGCGCTGCTCTGCGTGGGCCTGGCGCGGCTGGCGCGGCCCGGCACGCGCTGGTCGTGGCCGGGCGCGACGGGGGTAGTGTTCGCGCTGGTGATGCTGATGACGCCGCAGGCGATCTACGAGGCGTGCTGGTGGCTGACCGGCTCGCTCAACTATCTGTGGCCGGTGGCGCTGGGCGTGTGGAGTCTGGTGCCGTTGGTCGAGGAGGGCCCGCATCGCTGGCCGGCGCGGCTTGCCGCGTGTCTGGCCGCGGCACTGGCGGCGTACTGCGATCAGCTGGCGCTGGTCCTGGTGCCGCTGACGCTCGGGCTGTGCGCGTGGCGCGCGCGGCAGCGCCGTGCGCGGGGCTGGGACTGGGCGCAGCTGGTGCTGCTGTGCGCCAACGCGGCCTTCGCGCTCAGCGCGCCGGGCAATGTCGAACGGTTCCGCGAGGAGACCGGCATGCGCTTTCCCAACTTCGCCGACCTGGACGTGCTGGAGAAGCTGCGCATCGGCTTAGGGTTGATCGAGCGTGCCATGACCGACCCGCGCAATTATCTGTTCGGCACCGTCACCGTGCTGGCCCTGGTGCTGCTGTGGCGCGCGCCGCTGGCGCGCTGGCTCAAGGCCGTGCTGGCGGGCGTGCTGGCGATCTCGCTGCTGCAGATGCTGCTGTTTCTTCCGCACGTGCCGGGCGAGCCGCTGCAGCACGCCCTGCCGCTGCGCCTGGATGGCGAGGCGGTGTGGAATGCGCGGCTGTACGCGCTGAGCGCATGGTCGGCGTTCACCGTTGGCTGCGTGGTCATCGCCACGGCCTGCGGCTTCTGGCGCGAGGGGCGCGAGGCCGTGCGCATGCTCGGCCTGCTGCTGCTGGGCCTGGCGTCGCTGGGGATGATGGGCTTCTCGCCCACGGCCTATCTGTCCGGCCAGCGCATCGCCTTCCTGTGCCTGCTGGCGCTGGTGGTGGTCGGCCTGCGCCAGCTCGACCGCATCGGGCTGGACTACGGCCCGCGCGTGCGCGGCGGCCTGCTGGTGCTGGTGGTGCTGCTGGCCAGCTGGCGCGTGACGATGGCCGCGTTCGTCTGA
- a CDS encoding MFS transporter, whose translation MLRLFTLLLGVALLLTGAGLLGTLLAVRGAQAGFDDRTLGLVMSCYFAGYFFGTFVGPPLIGRIGHIRAFAFFTALAAIAVLLHPIWVDPWAWGLLRLVTGVALVGLYTTIESWLNAEPNPGTRARVFSVYMMVNLSALALGQVLLGWGGMAMATLFSLTAILLCASVMPVAATRLQQPEVPPIQRFSLRRLYALAPAATVGAALSGLAMGGFWGLSPVYAGRIGLDTRGVALFMLAAIAGGALLQVPIGRISDGRDRRLALALASLAAAGVALAMLLPAVQADRRLLFGLFFLFGGLSFSLYPFAVAHMLDYLPREHLLSGCSSLLLVNGVGSAIGPALAGGAMQRLGPSALPIYFAVMLIALAAYLFARLRFHRDRTFAAPFRPMLRTTPAALELMPETEPPTQPQEDRFD comes from the coding sequence ATGCTGCGGCTGTTCACCCTGCTGCTGGGCGTGGCCCTGCTGCTGACCGGCGCCGGGCTGCTCGGCACCCTGCTGGCGGTGCGCGGCGCGCAGGCCGGCTTCGACGACCGCACGCTGGGTCTGGTGATGTCGTGCTACTTCGCCGGGTACTTCTTCGGCACCTTCGTCGGCCCGCCGCTGATCGGCCGCATCGGCCATATCCGCGCCTTCGCCTTCTTCACCGCGCTGGCGGCCATCGCCGTGCTGCTGCACCCGATCTGGGTCGATCCATGGGCCTGGGGCCTGCTGCGCCTGGTCACCGGCGTGGCGCTGGTCGGGCTGTACACCACCATCGAGAGCTGGCTCAACGCCGAGCCCAACCCGGGCACCCGGGCGCGGGTGTTCTCGGTCTACATGATGGTCAACCTGTCGGCGCTGGCCCTGGGGCAGGTGCTGCTGGGCTGGGGCGGCATGGCGATGGCCACGCTGTTCTCGCTGACCGCGATCCTGCTGTGCGCCTCGGTGATGCCGGTGGCGGCCACGCGCCTGCAGCAGCCCGAGGTGCCGCCGATCCAGCGCTTCAGCCTGCGCCGGCTGTACGCGCTGGCGCCGGCGGCCACGGTCGGCGCGGCGCTGTCGGGCCTGGCAATGGGCGGCTTCTGGGGCCTGTCGCCGGTGTACGCCGGCCGCATCGGTCTGGACACGCGCGGCGTGGCGCTGTTCATGCTGGCCGCGATCGCCGGCGGCGCGCTGCTGCAGGTGCCGATCGGCCGCATCAGCGACGGCCGCGACCGCCGCCTGGCGCTGGCGCTGGCTTCGCTGGCCGCCGCCGGCGTGGCCCTGGCGATGCTGCTGCCGGCGGTGCAGGCCGACCGGCGCCTGCTGTTCGGGCTGTTCTTCCTGTTCGGCGGGCTGAGCTTCTCGCTGTACCCCTTCGCGGTGGCGCACATGCTGGACTACCTGCCGCGCGAGCACCTGCTGTCGGGCTGTTCGAGCCTGCTGCTGGTCAACGGCGTCGGCTCGGCCATCGGCCCGGCGTTGGCCGGCGGGGCGATGCAGCGTCTTGGCCCGTCCGCACTGCCGATCTACTTCGCGGTGATGCTGATCGCGCTGGCGGCCTACCTGTTCGCCCGCCTGCGCTTCCACCGCGACCGCACCTTTGCCGCGCCGTTCCGCCCGATGCTGCGCACCACGCCCGCCGCGCTGGAACTGATGCCGGAAACCGAACCCCCTACCCAACCCCAAGAGGACCGTTTTGACTGA
- a CDS encoding GNAT family N-acetyltransferase, whose translation MLIRRATLDDAPALSALAERTFVQTFGHLYPARDLRDFLDEAYALERMRIVLAHPDYAIFLAEHDGQAIGHSAAGPCGLPHPGVQPGDGELKRLYLLQGQQNAGIGTRLFQATVDWLLRDGPRPLWVGVWSQNFGAQRFYARHGFAKVGEYQFAVGNVLDDEFILRRPA comes from the coding sequence ATGCTGATCCGCCGCGCCACCCTCGACGATGCCCCGGCGCTCTCGGCGCTGGCCGAGCGCACCTTCGTGCAGACCTTCGGGCATCTGTACCCGGCGCGCGACCTGCGCGATTTCCTCGACGAGGCCTACGCGCTGGAGCGCATGCGGATCGTGCTGGCGCATCCGGACTACGCGATCTTCCTGGCCGAGCACGACGGCCAGGCGATCGGGCATTCGGCCGCCGGTCCGTGCGGCCTGCCGCATCCGGGCGTGCAGCCCGGCGATGGCGAGCTCAAGCGCCTCTATCTGCTGCAGGGGCAGCAGAACGCCGGCATCGGCACCCGGCTGTTCCAGGCGACGGTGGACTGGCTGCTGCGCGACGGGCCGCGCCCGCTATGGGTCGGCGTGTGGTCGCAGAACTTCGGTGCGCAGCGCTTCTACGCGCGGCACGGGTTCGCCAAGGTGGGCGAGTACCAGTTCGCCGTGGGCAACGTCCTGGACGACGAATTCATCCTGCGTCGCCCCGCCTGA
- the ggpS gene encoding glucosylglycerol-phosphate synthase: protein MILATDLDGTFLAGSAEQRHRLYRLVDQHPEICLIFITGRGLEAVMPLLTDPAIPRPDYVVCDVGATVVDGHTLQPLQPLQSKIDGRWPGEYTVADAMRAFPDLVRQDVPQERRCSYYCDPATLAPIRAELEAAAHALGCSVLYSADRYLDILPPDTDKGRTLKALARQLKLPSERVLVAGDTLNDLSMYMAGFRGVCVGDSEAALIEATGALSDVLHAKAPGCGGILEAIAHFRLLDKDDPWLPVARTAPTGKAQLLMVYHRLPYEEVVEDGELVRRQPRSPNGIIPSLLGFFQGGQTGSWVAWSIDDPKQGPFQTHTSVDARYPNLTAARVPLSKTEVDIFYKRFSKEAFWPMLHVFWERARFREDDWKVFLKVNRKFAEATATEAAEGATVWIHDYNLWMVPAYLREMRSDLKIAFFHHTYFPSADVFNVVPWRREIIGSLLSCDYVGFHIPRQVENFVDVVRGVAPVERVRTESCAPRFLTYGCAVGLDTMTTRLRVAGREVALGAHPVGTDLRRINQVLANPEVRNNIFKLRREIGARKLVLSVERLDYTKGTLAKLEAFERLLESHPQLHNKVTLLMICVPAAKEMTVYRQLQNAIEQAVGRINGRFARMDWTPVRFFAQAFPFEEVVAHYAAAQVMWITPLRDGLNLVAKEFVAAQGIEGGNGVLVLSEFAGAAAELKGAVLTNPHDQADLTAALSQALRMPEDEAAGRLRQLNDIVEYYDVDRWGRDFLAAVRDFTPASAEVHALAAAPKRAARA, encoded by the coding sequence CTGATCCTGGCCACCGACCTGGACGGCACCTTCCTGGCCGGCAGCGCCGAGCAGCGCCACCGCCTGTACCGCCTGGTCGACCAGCATCCCGAGATCTGCCTGATCTTCATCACCGGGCGCGGCCTGGAAGCGGTGATGCCGCTGCTCACCGACCCCGCGATTCCCCGCCCCGACTATGTGGTGTGCGACGTGGGCGCCACCGTGGTCGACGGCCACACCCTGCAACCCCTGCAGCCGCTGCAGTCGAAGATCGACGGCCGCTGGCCCGGCGAATACACCGTGGCCGACGCGATGCGCGCCTTCCCCGACCTGGTCCGCCAGGACGTGCCACAGGAACGCCGCTGCTCCTATTACTGCGATCCGGCCACGCTGGCGCCGATCCGCGCCGAGCTGGAGGCCGCCGCGCACGCGCTGGGCTGCTCGGTGCTGTACTCGGCCGACCGCTACCTGGACATCCTGCCGCCGGATACCGACAAGGGCCGCACGCTCAAGGCGCTGGCCCGGCAGCTCAAGCTGCCCAGCGAGCGCGTGCTGGTGGCCGGCGACACGCTCAATGATCTGTCGATGTACATGGCCGGCTTCCGCGGCGTGTGCGTGGGCGATTCGGAGGCGGCGCTGATCGAGGCCACCGGCGCGCTGTCCGACGTGCTGCACGCCAAGGCGCCCGGCTGCGGCGGCATCCTGGAGGCCATCGCCCACTTCCGGCTGCTCGACAAGGACGACCCGTGGCTGCCGGTGGCGCGCACCGCGCCGACCGGCAAGGCGCAGCTGCTGATGGTCTACCACCGCCTGCCCTACGAGGAGGTGGTGGAAGACGGCGAGCTGGTGCGCCGCCAGCCCAGATCGCCCAACGGCATCATTCCCTCGCTGCTGGGATTCTTCCAGGGCGGGCAGACCGGCTCGTGGGTGGCCTGGAGCATCGACGATCCCAAGCAGGGCCCGTTCCAGACCCACACCTCGGTCGATGCGCGCTATCCCAACCTCACCGCCGCGCGCGTGCCGCTGAGCAAGACCGAGGTGGACATCTTCTACAAACGCTTCAGCAAGGAAGCCTTCTGGCCGATGCTGCACGTGTTCTGGGAGCGCGCGCGCTTCCGCGAGGACGACTGGAAGGTGTTCCTCAAGGTCAACCGCAAGTTCGCCGAGGCCACCGCGACCGAGGCCGCCGAAGGGGCGACGGTGTGGATCCACGACTACAACCTGTGGATGGTGCCGGCCTACCTGCGCGAGATGCGTTCGGATCTGAAGATCGCCTTCTTCCACCACACCTACTTCCCCTCGGCCGATGTGTTCAACGTGGTGCCGTGGCGGCGCGAGATCATCGGCAGCCTGCTGTCCTGCGATTACGTGGGCTTCCACATCCCGCGCCAGGTGGAGAACTTCGTCGACGTGGTGCGCGGGGTGGCGCCGGTCGAGCGCGTGCGCACCGAGAGCTGCGCGCCGCGCTTCCTCACCTACGGCTGCGCGGTGGGCCTGGACACGATGACCACGCGCCTGCGCGTGGCCGGCCGCGAGGTGGCGCTGGGCGCGCACCCGGTCGGCACCGACCTGCGCCGCATCAACCAGGTGCTGGCCAACCCGGAGGTGCGCAACAACATCTTCAAGCTGCGCCGCGAGATCGGCGCGCGCAAGCTGGTGCTCTCGGTCGAACGCCTGGACTACACCAAGGGCACGCTGGCCAAGCTGGAGGCGTTCGAGCGCCTGCTCGAATCGCATCCGCAGCTGCACAACAAGGTCACGCTGCTGATGATCTGCGTGCCGGCGGCCAAGGAGATGACGGTCTACCGCCAGCTGCAGAACGCGATCGAGCAGGCGGTCGGCCGCATCAATGGCCGCTTCGCGCGGATGGACTGGACGCCGGTGCGCTTCTTCGCCCAGGCCTTCCCGTTCGAGGAGGTGGTGGCGCACTACGCCGCCGCGCAGGTGATGTGGATCACGCCACTGCGCGACGGGCTGAACCTGGTGGCCAAGGAGTTCGTCGCCGCCCAGGGCATCGAGGGCGGCAACGGCGTGCTGGTGCTGAGCGAGTTCGCCGGCGCGGCGGCCGAGTTGAAGGGTGCGGTGCTGACCAATCCGCACGACCAGGCCGACCTGACCGCGGCCCTGTCGCAGGCCCTGCGCATGCCCGAGGACGAGGCCGCCGGCCGCCTGCGCCAGCTCAACGACATCGTCGAGTACTACGACGTGGACCGCTGGGGCCGCGACTTCCTGGCGGCGGTGCGCGACTTCACCCCGGCATCGGCCGAGGTGCACGCGCTGGCGGCGGCGCCGAAGCGGGCCGCCCGCGCCTGA
- a CDS encoding cation:proton antiporter — protein sequence MSRELIYLLLIFGLLVIPRFLQQFKLPAPLTCLAFGVVAALVIGKPVEDGVVALMASLGISSLFLFAGLEVDPKALRKGWKQLVIHLLARSASLAAVAWLAWRYAGLSWQAAALLALALLTPSTGFIIDTLGRLGLDTKEQFWVTNKAIAGELLALAVLFVVLQSASPPLEMLGSTLALLAMLVGLPLLFIALGRWVLPHSPGAEFSLLVMVGVIAAYVTHLIGVHDLVGAFVTGLVARLLRQRMPTLASHDNLHAVRLFASFFVPFYFFYSGTKVPAGALSLGALGVGLALTAVVLPLRVGLLALQRRLTFGESLRTGLRIGTALAPTLIFTLVLAGVLRERFAIPDALFGGLLLYATLTTLLPSLVFRTPFDVDPVETAPERYAPAAGGAAATLLAPGASEFHQERVRAAVPPAQDSGPLPEDADRTDRTA from the coding sequence GTGAGCCGAGAACTGATCTATCTGCTGCTGATCTTCGGGCTGCTGGTCATTCCGCGGTTCCTGCAGCAGTTCAAGCTGCCCGCGCCGCTGACCTGCCTGGCCTTCGGCGTGGTCGCCGCGCTGGTCATCGGCAAGCCGGTCGAGGACGGGGTGGTGGCGCTGATGGCCTCGCTGGGCATCTCCTCGCTGTTCCTGTTCGCCGGCCTGGAGGTGGACCCCAAGGCGCTGCGCAAGGGCTGGAAGCAGCTGGTGATCCATCTGCTGGCGCGCTCGGCCAGCCTGGCCGCGGTGGCGTGGCTGGCCTGGCGCTATGCGGGGCTGTCCTGGCAGGCGGCCGCGCTGCTGGCGCTGGCCCTGCTGACGCCTTCCACCGGCTTCATCATCGACACGCTGGGGCGGCTGGGGCTGGACACCAAGGAGCAGTTCTGGGTGACCAACAAGGCCATCGCCGGCGAACTGCTGGCGCTGGCGGTGCTGTTCGTGGTGCTGCAGTCGGCCAGCCCGCCGCTGGAGATGCTGGGGTCCACGCTGGCCCTGTTAGCCATGCTGGTCGGCCTGCCGCTGCTGTTCATCGCGCTGGGACGCTGGGTGCTGCCGCATTCGCCCGGCGCGGAGTTCTCGCTACTGGTGATGGTCGGCGTGATCGCCGCCTACGTGACCCACCTGATCGGCGTGCACGATCTGGTCGGCGCCTTCGTCACCGGCCTGGTGGCGCGGCTGCTGCGCCAGCGCATGCCGACGCTGGCCTCGCACGACAACCTGCACGCGGTGCGCCTGTTCGCCAGCTTCTTTGTGCCGTTCTATTTCTTCTACTCAGGCACCAAGGTGCCCGCCGGCGCGCTGAGCCTGGGCGCGCTGGGCGTGGGCCTGGCGCTGACGGCGGTGGTGCTGCCGCTGCGGGTCGGGCTGCTGGCGCTGCAGCGCAGGCTGACCTTCGGCGAGTCGCTGCGCACCGGCCTGCGCATCGGCACGGCGCTGGCGCCGACGCTGATCTTCACGCTGGTGTTGGCCGGGGTGCTGCGCGAGCGCTTCGCCATCCCCGACGCGCTGTTCGGCGGGCTGTTGCTGTATGCGACGCTGACCACGCTGCTGCCCTCGCTGGTGTTCCGCACGCCGTTCGACGTGGATCCGGTGGAAACCGCGCCGGAGCGCTATGCGCCGGCGGCCGGCGGGGCGGCGGCCACGCTGCTGGCGCCGGGCGCCTCGGAGTTCCACCAGGAGCGGGTGCGCGCGGCCGTGCCACCGGCGCAGGATTCGGGTCCGCTGCCCGAGGATGCCGATCGCACCGACCGGACCGCTTGA
- the aspS gene encoding aspartate--tRNA ligase — MRTHFCGLVDETLIGQTVTLAGWTDVARNQGGVCFIDLRDHEGIVQVTVELDNAEVFAVAASLGYEDVLQVEGVVRARHAVNDKLRTGKVEVIASKITVLNKAAPLPFHAHENPGEDTRLKYRYLDLRRPEMQRMQRTRIRLVQALRRHLDARGFQDIETPILTKATPEGARDFLVPARMHPGEFYALPQSPQLFKQILMVAGFDRYYQIARCFRDEALRADRQLEFTQLDMEFAFVRERDVQDFVEEMIRAIFKEVVDVELDAQFPRMTWAEAMRRYGSDKPDLRIDLELVDVAELVKDSEFAVFTGPANDADGRVAALRIPGGATLSRKQIDEYAAHAAKYGSKGLAYVKIGESGEITSPIAKFFAEDKFAALIAHVGAGKGDLVFFGAGAYGKVSDFMGAVRLKAGKDFGLIQDGWRPLWVTDFPMFEWDEEAQRYVALHHPFTAPAVDSIEDLRAHARTAVSRGYDMVLNGNEIGGGSIRIHRPEMQSAVFELLGIGAEEARAKFGFLLDALNYGAPPHGGIAFGIDRIAALMAGTESIRDVIPFPKTTGAQDLMTDAPSPIPDAQLAEVHVQVREKSNA; from the coding sequence ATGCGTACCCACTTCTGCGGCCTGGTCGACGAGACCCTGATCGGCCAAACCGTCACCCTGGCCGGCTGGACCGACGTGGCCCGCAACCAGGGCGGGGTGTGCTTCATCGACCTGCGCGACCACGAGGGCATCGTCCAGGTCACGGTCGAACTGGACAACGCCGAGGTGTTCGCCGTGGCCGCCTCGCTGGGCTACGAGGACGTGCTGCAGGTCGAGGGCGTGGTCCGCGCGCGCCATGCGGTCAACGACAAGCTCAGGACCGGCAAGGTCGAAGTGATCGCCTCGAAGATCACCGTGCTCAACAAGGCCGCGCCGCTGCCGTTCCACGCGCACGAGAACCCGGGCGAGGACACCCGCCTGAAGTACCGCTATCTCGACCTGCGCCGTCCGGAGATGCAGCGCATGCAGCGCACCCGCATCAGGCTGGTGCAGGCCCTGCGCCGCCACCTGGACGCGCGCGGCTTCCAGGACATCGAGACCCCGATCCTGACCAAGGCCACGCCGGAAGGCGCGCGCGACTTCCTGGTGCCGGCGCGCATGCACCCGGGCGAGTTCTACGCGCTGCCGCAGAGCCCGCAGCTGTTCAAGCAGATCCTGATGGTGGCCGGCTTCGACCGCTACTACCAGATCGCGCGCTGCTTCCGCGACGAGGCGCTGCGCGCCGACCGCCAGCTGGAGTTCACCCAGCTGGACATGGAGTTCGCCTTCGTGCGCGAGCGCGATGTGCAGGACTTCGTCGAGGAGATGATCCGCGCGATCTTCAAGGAGGTCGTGGACGTCGAGCTGGACGCGCAGTTCCCGCGCATGACCTGGGCCGAGGCGATGCGCCGCTACGGCTCGGACAAGCCGGACCTGCGCATCGACCTGGAGCTGGTCGATGTGGCCGAGCTGGTCAAGGACAGCGAGTTCGCGGTGTTCACCGGGCCGGCCAACGACGCCGACGGCCGCGTCGCCGCGCTGCGCATCCCCGGCGGCGCGACGCTGTCGCGCAAGCAGATCGACGAGTACGCCGCGCATGCGGCCAAGTACGGCAGCAAGGGCCTGGCCTACGTCAAGATCGGCGAGAGCGGCGAGATCACCTCGCCGATCGCCAAGTTTTTCGCCGAGGACAAGTTCGCCGCGCTCATCGCGCATGTCGGCGCGGGCAAGGGCGACCTGGTGTTCTTCGGCGCCGGTGCCTACGGCAAGGTCTCGGACTTCATGGGCGCGGTGCGCCTGAAGGCCGGCAAGGACTTCGGCCTGATCCAGGACGGCTGGCGCCCGCTGTGGGTCACCGACTTCCCGATGTTCGAGTGGGACGAGGAGGCGCAGCGCTACGTGGCCCTGCACCATCCGTTCACCGCGCCGGCGGTGGATTCGATCGAGGACCTGCGTGCCCACGCCAGGACCGCGGTCTCGCGCGGCTACGACATGGTGCTCAACGGCAACGAGATCGGCGGCGGTTCGATCCGTATCCACCGCCCGGAGATGCAGAGCGCGGTGTTCGAACTGCTCGGCATCGGCGCGGAAGAAGCGCGCGCCAAGTTCGGCTTCCTGCTCGACGCGCTCAACTACGGCGCCCCGCCGCACGGCGGCATCGCCTTCGGCATCGACCGCATCGCCGCGCTGATGGCCGGCACCGAATCGATCCGTGACGTCATTCCCTTCCCCAAGACCACCGGCGCGCAGGACCTGATGACCGACGCGCCCTCGCCGATCCCGGACGCGCAGCTGGCCGAGGTGCACGTGCAGGTGCGCGAGAAGAGCAACGCGTGA
- a CDS encoding zinc ribbon domain-containing protein, producing the protein MPIYAYQCTTCGHSFDKLQKLSDPDPDTCPQCGAQTVRRQVTAPAFRLAGGGWYETDFKKDGDKKRNLVEGAGSSTSSSSESKPAASEAKPATPSSGD; encoded by the coding sequence ATGCCGATCTACGCCTACCAGTGCACCACCTGTGGCCACAGCTTCGACAAGCTGCAGAAGCTCTCCGACCCCGACCCGGACACCTGCCCGCAATGCGGCGCGCAGACCGTCAGGCGCCAGGTGACGGCGCCGGCGTTCCGCCTGGCCGGCGGCGGCTGGTACGAGACCGATTTCAAGAAGGACGGCGACAAGAAGCGCAATCTGGTCGAGGGGGCGGGCAGCAGCACGTCCAGCAGCAGCGAGTCCAAGCCGGCGGCCAGCGAAGCCAAGCCTGCTACGCCTTCCAGCGGCGATTGA
- a CDS encoding DUF3011 domain-containing protein, translated as MLRLFAVLLFASGVYAAAPAHAQDSVTCESQNNRYRECRGLDGRVRLDRALSDAPCIEGRTWGSRGGMIWVDRGCRGRFVSVRGGGWGDRPGSGRTVRCESTDNRTRECAAGFRGRAVLVRQLSDSRCVEGRSWGQRGGNLWVSQGCRGEFAEGRGGGWGGGPPDGPGWGNANPNYTVTCSSSDNRRSSCGWDRRNGRPVIVKQLSSSPCIEGRTWAWRGDQIWVDEGCRARFGAR; from the coding sequence ATGTTGCGACTGTTTGCGGTGCTGCTGTTTGCCTCAGGCGTGTATGCGGCCGCGCCGGCCCATGCCCAGGATTCAGTCACCTGCGAGAGCCAGAACAACCGCTACCGCGAATGCCGGGGCCTGGACGGCCGCGTCCGGCTGGACCGCGCCCTGTCAGACGCGCCCTGCATCGAGGGCCGAACCTGGGGCTCGCGTGGCGGGATGATCTGGGTCGACCGCGGCTGCCGCGGCCGCTTCGTGTCCGTCCGCGGCGGCGGCTGGGGCGACCGCCCGGGCTCGGGCCGGACCGTGCGCTGCGAAAGCACCGACAACCGCACCCGCGAATGCGCCGCCGGCTTCCGCGGCCGCGCCGTGCTGGTGCGCCAGCTGTCCGACAGCCGTTGCGTGGAGGGCCGCAGCTGGGGCCAGCGCGGCGGCAACCTCTGGGTCAGCCAGGGCTGCCGCGGCGAGTTCGCAGAAGGCCGCGGCGGCGGCTGGGGCGGCGGCCCGCCGGACGGCCCGGGCTGGGGCAACGCCAATCCCAACTACACCGTGACCTGCTCCAGCAGCGACAACCGCCGCAGCAGCTGCGGCTGGGACCGCCGCAACGGCCGTCCGGTGATCGTCAAGCAGCTCTCCAGCAGCCCCTGCATCGAAGGCAGGACCTGGGCCTGGCGCGGCGACCAGATCTGGGTCGACGAAGGCTGCCGCGCCCGCTTCGGCGCGCGCTGA